A stretch of DNA from Desulfovibrio gilichinskyi:
CAGTGCTTTCTGTCTGTTCCGCCATAGTATATATCCAGTTTAAAATGCTGATGGCAACCCGAAGCACGGAACTTGCGATTCAGGCCGGAAACTCAATTGGATTCAATATATTCTCATTCACAACAATGATGGCGTGTTTTGCCATATTCAAATATTTTTTCAACAGCGACAGCCCGCTCTGGAAATCCTTTTCATCCTGCTCCTATGGAATTTATCTTTTCCATTCAATTCCAGTTTATTACGGAGCATATTTCCTGCTGAATATGGACGCTTCTCCGTTTGTAAAGGCTCCTATTTTATTCATCTCTTCAATAATTATTTGCTGGGGCCTTACGCTGGTACTTAAGAAAAACAGAATTATAGCTCAAATTATTTAGATTAATTTTAGCCCCTCACAATCGATGTTGTGAGGGGCTAAAATTACTTTGTGGCCAAATCTATAATGGCGCGGCAGAAGGCAGGCAGATCATCCGGCTTGCGTGATGACACCTGATTCCGGTCAACCACTACTTCCTCATCAACCCAAGTTGCTCCGGCATTTATAAGGTCATCTTTTATCCCGGGGGTTGAGGTACAGGTAAAACCTTTCATTATTCCGGCGGAAATAGGAATCCACCCAGCATGGCAGACATGCGCTACAACTTTACCGGCTTCGTGTATCTCACGGGTAAGTTCCAGAACTTTAGGATCACGCCTCAGTTTATCAGGAGCAAAACCGCCTGCAATTACAAGCAAGTC
This window harbors:
- a CDS encoding type 1 glutamine amidotransferase domain-containing protein → MKMKGMRVLMFVENVFEDMELLYPYYRLIEEGAEVVVAGPEAGTVYKGKNGYPFRSTAAIADQQAKDFDLLVIAGGFAPDKLRRDPKVLELTREIHEAGKVVAHVCHAGWIPISAGIMKGFTCTSTPGIKDDLINAGATWVDEEVVVDRNQVSSRKPDDLPAFCRAIIDLATK